The Microcoleus sp. FACHB-672 genomic sequence AGGCGTTTGGCGCAGCCTACACCTTGCAAGAATTGCTGACGGTGAAGTCAGACGATATGCAAGGTCGTAACGAAGCGCTCAATGCGATCGTCAAAGGCAAGGCTATCCCCCGTCCGGGAACGCCAGAATCTTTCAAAGTGCTGATGCGCGAGTTGCAATCCCTGTGCTTGGATATTGCAGTGCACAAGGTTGAAACCAAGGAGGACGGCACCTCACGTGATGTGGAGGTTGATCTGATGGCGGATGTATCCACCCGCCGCGCCCCTTCAAGACCGACTTACGAGTCAGTTTCGCGGGAAGCGTTTGACGAAGCCGACGAATAGTTGTTAGCAGCCATCTGTCAGCAGTCCGTTGTTTTTGACGGCTGACTGCTGACAGAAGAAGCGCTAACCAATGAGACAATGAATTATCTTCGCCGGTGCGATTAACACCGCGAGATTCAAACCAACGTAATCTTATTTAAACCTCACGTTGATCATGTCTCATTTTGTCACATCCCCCTGGACTTGCAGGTTTAAGGACGGCAGCCGGTTGTATAGAATGGCAAGGCAATAAACTGGGAAATGGTTGCGGGCGCAAATGGATTAATGGCAAATCGGTATTCGTTCACCGATTACTTCTCGAATCCAAAATACCAGGATTCTTAGAATCGGGTAGTTTAGCTTGCCACACTTGTGATAACCCAAGCTGTATTAACCCAGACCATTTAGTACCGGGAATTGCCGCTGAAAATAGCTTGCAAATGATAGAGCAAAACCGCAAAACCTCTCGTAGCCAAACCTTTGCCGGGAGCAGCAAATTGAGTATTGACCAACTTTGGGAAATTCAGCTCAAATATTCCAACAAGTTCAAGCTATGCGGAGTCGTCGAATGAATGGCGACCGCATTCCCGATATGGCTGATGATTTTGGAGTGTCTCGAAGTGTCATTGACGACCTTAAAAACGGAGTGACCTATAAAGAAGTTTAACTTTATTAAGAATACCGTCAGCTCCCCTTTTGTTAGCGACCAGCTAAGAAAGCTGATAACTGAAGCGCGACTGATGATACCTGGTAAAACTTGGAAGCACATTGAAGGGAGATAAAGATAAATGGCAAAGCTTGAACAAAGATTTGACTACGTCAAAATTGGTTTAGCGTCCCCAGAAAGAATTCGGCAGTGGGGCGAAAGAACCTTACCTAATGGTCAAGTCGTGGGCGAGGTGACGAAGCCAGAAACCATCAATTACAGGACATTAAAGCCTGAAATGGATGGCTTATTTTGCGAGCGAATTTTCGGGCCGGCAAAAGATTGGGAATGCCATTGTGGGAAATACAAACGGGTTCGTCACAGAGGTATTGTATGTGAGAGATGTGGCGTAGAAGTCACCGAATCGAGAGTGCGCCGGCACCGCATGGGCTATATCAAATTAGCCGCGCCGGTCGCCCACGTTTGGTATCTCAAAGGCATCCCCAGCTACATGGCGATCCTTTTGGATATGCCACTACGGGATGTCGAACAAATTGTCTACTTTAACGCCTACGTCGTTCTCTCCCCCGGCAACGCCGACAACCTGCAATACAAACAGCTACTGACAGAAGATCAGTGGATGGAAATTGAGGATCAGCTTTATAGCGAAGATTCTCAACTCGCCAACATCGAAGTCGGCATTGGCGCGGAAGCACTGCAACGCCTGCTGCAAGACATTGAGCTGGAAAAAGAAGCTGAACAGCTGCGCGAAGAAATTGCCAACGCCAAAGGACAAAAACGCGCCAAACTGATCAAGCGCCTGCGCGTGATTGACAATTTCATCGCCACCGGCTCCCAACCCGATTGGATGGTACTGTCCGTCATTCCAGTAATTCCGCCGGATCTGCGCCCGATGGTGCAGCTCGATGGTGGACGTTTTGCCACCTCTGACCTTAACGACCTCTACCGGCGCGTCATCAACCGCAACAACCGACTGGCTCGACTGCAAGAAATCCTTGCCCCAGAAATCATCATCCGTAACGAAAAGCGGATGCTGCAAGAAGCCGTTGACGCCCTCATCGACAATGGACGCCGGGGACGAACAGTCGTAGGAGCCAACAACCGGCCCCTTAAATCCCTTTCTGACATCATTGAAGGTAAACAAGGCCGATTCCGCCAAAACCTGTTAGGTAAGCGAGTTGACTACTCCGGACGTTCCGTTATCGTCGTCGGGCCAAAACTCAAAATCCACCAGTGCGGCTTACCCCGTGAAATGGCCATCGAGCTATTCCAACCCTTCGTGATTCATCGGCTGATTCGTCAGGGACTGGTCAACAACATCAAAGCCGCCAAAAAACTCATCCAGCGTAACGATCCCAGCGTATGGGACGTGCTAGAAGAAGTCATAGAAGGGCACCCAGTCATGCTAAACCGGGCACCCACCTTGCACCGGCTAGGGATTCAAGCCTTTGAACCGATCTTGGTGGAAGGGCGCGCCATCCAGCTGCATCCCCTCGTTTGTCCTGCCTTCAACGCCGACTTTGACGGTGACCAAATGGCCGTTCACGTCCCCTTATCCTTAGAATCTCAGGCAGAAGCGCGGTTACTGATGCTGGCATCCAACAATATCATGTCACCGGCAACCGGACGGCCCATCGTGACGCCCAGCCAAGACATGGTGTTAGGCTGCTACTACCTAACCGCCGAAAGCCACGATCAGCAAAGAGGAGCCGGTCGCTACTTTGCGAACTTAGACGACGCGATCATCGCCTACGAACAAAAACAAATCGACCTCCACGCCTATATTTGGGTGCGCTTTGATGGAACCGTAGAAACAGATGAGCCGGATAACAGCCCCAAAGTCGAAAAATCCCCAGACGGTATCGTAACGAAACTCTATAAATACCGTCGAACTCGGGAAGACGCAACCGGCAACATCGTTAGCCAATACATCAAAACAACCCCAGGACGAATCATCTTAAACAAGACGATTCAAGAAGCGCTCAAATAGTCATTTGTCATTTGTCACTTATCAATTGTTAATTGTCAGCCGGTCAAAACCCAAAACAAAAGACAAAAGATAAGTGACAAAGCATCAACAACCAAGGGCAAAAAACGACCGGACAAAGGACACAGGACAAAAAAACATGGCAGATCAAAAGTCAATGGTTTTTCGCAATCGAGTTGTGGACAAAGGTGTCTTAAAAAAACTCATTGCCTGGGCCTTCACCAACTACGGGACAGCGCGGACAGCCCAAGTCGCCGACCTTCTTAAAGATTTGGGATTCCGCTACGCTACAAAAGCCGGCGTCTCCATCTCGGTAGACGACCTCAAAATTCCCCCCGGGAAACGTCAGCTGCTAGCAAAAGCAGAAGACGAAATTCGCGACACAGAAGCCCGCTACACGCGTGGAGAAATCACCGAAGTCGAGCGCTTCCAAAAAGTTATCGACACCTGGAACGGCACCAGCGAAGAACTCAAAGACGAAGTCGTACGTCACTTCAAAGCCGCCGATCCCCTGAACAGCGTCTACATGATGGCCTTTAGTGGAGCGCGGGGGAATATTTCCCAAGTCCGGCAGCTGGTGGGAATGCGGGGATTGATGGCAGATCCTCAAGGGGAAATTATCGACTTGCCCATCAAAACCAACTTCCGCGAAGGCTTAACTGTAACCGAATATATTATTTCCTCTTACGGGGCACGTAAGGGCTTAGTTGATACCGCACTGAGAACAGCCGACTCGGGCTATCTCACCCGCCGGCTCGTAGACGTATCCCAAGACGTGATCGTGCGGGAAATTGACTGCGGCACTAACCGAGGAATTCCAGTACGGGCAATGACCGATGGGGATCGGGTGTTGATCCCGCTGAAAAACCGCTTGCTGGGTCGGGTTTTAGCATTAGATGCGCCCCACCCCAAAACCGGCAAAATTATTGTCACCCGTAACCAACCGATATCGGAAGAACTCGCCCAAGAAATTGGCGATGCCAAAGTAGAAGAAGTGTTCGTACGCTCTCCCCTCACCTGCGAAGCCACCCGCAGTTGCTGCCAGCATTGCTACGGCTGGAGCCTTGCCCATGCTCACTTAGTAGACATGGGTGAAGCCGTGGGGATCATCGCCGCCCAGTCCATCGGCGAACCGGGGACTCAGCTAACGATGCGAACCTTCCACACTGGGGGCGTCTTCACCGGCGAAATCGCCCGTCAAGTTCGCGCACCCTTTGAAGGCACGATTCGCTATATTGGCCAACTACGAACCCGGCCCTTCCGTACCCGCCACGGGGAAGAAGCCCTGGTTGTAGAAAGTGCAAACGCCGAATTAGCCGTAGAGCGAGATGGACGGCGAGAAGTTTTTCCCATCACCCAAGGTTCCACCCTGTTGGTGCAAGATGGCAGTCACGTAAAAGCCGACGCATTTATCGCCGAAGTGCCGATTGCCGGTCGTACCGCCCGCAAAACCACGGAAAAAGCAACCAAAGACGTGGCCTCCGACTTGGCCGGCGAAGCGCTGTTTGCCGACTTGGTGCCTGAAGAAAAAACAGACCGGCAGGGCAACACCACCCGCATCGCCCAGCGCGGCGGCTTAATCTGGATTCTGGCCGGCGAAGTTTACAACTTGCCACCAGGGGCCGAACCCATCGTCAAAAACGGCGACCGGATTCAGCCTGGAAGCGTTTTGGCCGAAACCAAACTGATTACTGAACATGGCGGCGTTGTGCGCTTGGGTGGGGAAGACACTTCTGGCGAACACCCTCGCGAAGTGGAAATTATCACCGCTTCTGTCCTGCTTGACCGGGCCACTGTTCGCGAGGAAAGCTACCAGGGCCGGGAACACTATGTGATTGAAACCACCAACAACCAGCAGTTTTCCCTGAAAGCCACCCCAGGCACAAAGGTGCAAAATAATCAAGTGGTCGCTGAGTTGATGGACGGTCGCTATCACACCCAAACCGGCGGGATCATCAAATATTCCGGTGTGGAAGTGGCCAAGCGGGGTAAAGCCAAGCAAGGTTACGAAGTCGTTAAAGGCGGCACCCTGTTGTGGATTCCCGAAGAATGTCATGAAGTTAACAAAGACATTTCTTTGCTGCTGGTTGAAGATGGCCAGTATGTAGAAGCCGGCACAGAAGTCGTCAAAGACATCTTCTGCCAAAACAACGGGGTCGTGGAAGTTACCCAGAAAAACGACATCCTGCGGGAAATTGTCGTCAAGCCCGGTGAACTCCACATGGTAGATGATCCGGAAGAAGTGCTCAGTGCCGATGCCACGTTGGCGAATCCAGGCCAAGAAGTTATAAAAGGTCTGACGGTGCCGGAGTTACGCTACATCGAGTATGTGGAAACCCCTGAAGGCCCCGCCCTCCTGCTACGTCCGGTAACTGAGTTTCACGTGCCCGACGAGCCGGCTGTTCCTTCCCAAGAATCGCGCAAAGACCAAGACGGTTCCGCAATTGAGTTGCGTGCCGTGCAACGCCTGCCCTATAAAGATGGGGAGCGGGTTAAATCCGTTGAAGGTTTGGAGTTGCTGCGAACCCAGCTTGTTCTGGAAATTGGCAAAGACGCCCCTCAATTGGCAGCCGATATTGAGCTGGTGCCAGATGCGAATGACCCGTCTGTGATGCGGCTGCAATTGGTGATTTTAGAATCGCTGATCATTCGCCGGGATATGGCGGCAGACGCCCTGCAAGGCAGCACCCACACTCGCCTATTGGTGGAAGATGGCCAACGTATTGCCCCCGGCGCCGTCGTAGCCCGAACTGAAATTCAGTGTAAAGAAGCTGGTTTGGTTCGCGGGATTCGCGAGGGTGCGGAAGCAATTCGCCGGATTCTGGTGGTGCGCGATGCTGATTTGCTCACCCTAGAAGTCCCAGAACTCTCACCAACTGTTAAAGTCGGCACTTTACTGGTTGCCGGTAAGGATGAGATCGCGCCCGGAGTTGGACTTGAAGAGTCTGGCCAAGTGATCTCTATCATCAAAGATCAATCTTCACCGGCAGATGGAGATGCCCAATCCAAGCTGCAAAAACCGGCTAGCAAAGTCGTGATGCGGATCGCCCGCCCCTATCGCGTTTCTTCAGGTGCAGTGCTGCACGTTGAGGATGGCAGTTTGGTGCAGCGGGGTGACTTGTTGGTGCTGCTGGTGTTTGAGCGCACGAAGACGGGAGATATTATCCAAGGTTTGCCCCGGATTGAGGAACTGCTGGAAGCCCGGAAGCCTAAGGAAGCTTGTGTTCTGTCCAAACGACCGGGGACGGCTCAGGTTGAGTATGGTGACGATGACTCGGTAGAAGTCAAGGTCATTGAGGCTGATGGGGTGATTACAGAGTATGTGATGGGTCCGGGACAGAATGTGATGGTGTCTGATGGCCAGGAAGTCAAAGCCGGCGAGCCACTTTCAGATGGGCCTTCAAATCCCCATGAAATTCTGGAGGTTTTCTTTAATATCAACCGGGAAACGATGGGCGCGTATGATGCGGCGTTGAGTAGTTTCCAAGCCTGCCAGACATTTTTGGTGAATGAGGTGCAGTCCGTGTATCAATCTCAAGGAATTGATATTTCTGACAAGCACATTGAGGTGATTGTCCGTCAGATGACTTCTAAGGTTCGGATGGATGACGGCGGCGATACAACGATGCTGCCGGGTGAACTGGTGGAGTTGCGTCAGGTTGAGCAGGTGAATGAGGCAATGTCCATCACTGGCGGTGCACCGGCTCAGTATACGCCGGTGTTGCTGGGGATTACGAAGGCATCGCTGAATACGGATAGCTTTATCTCGGCGGCTTCTTTCCAAGAAACCACACGGGTGCTTACAGAAGCGGCGATTGAAGGTAAGTCTGACTGGTTGCGTGGACTCAAGGAAAACGTGATCATCGGACGTTTGATTCCTGCCGGCACGGGCTTCAATGCTTATGAGGACTTGATGAATAGTCAAGCCGACATGGATATGGGTTATGACTCTGCCGGTGTTCTGGATGAGGATGACGATCTTAAGGATGTCGTTCTCGATGACCGCAGCGCCCGTACCTTTAGCAGTAATGGCATCTTTGGCGACCGGACTGAGGAATTGCCTGAACGTCCCCCTCGTGCTGCTGCCGGCATCGGCTTTGACTTGGCCGGCGCTGACGCGTTCTCTCCCATTCTCGAAGATGATGTCTTGATTGATGATGAGGAAGAAGAAGAGGACGACGAAGAAGACGACGACTTTTAAATAAATGAAGGGTGAAGGGCAAGAAATTGCGCTTCACTTTTTCATTCCAAAAGTGAACAGTAGAGAGCTAAAAGTTGACTCTTTTTACTGTTCACTTTTTTTATTGACCGTGATTTTATCTGAATACAGTGCCGCCAACCGAGCCGGTTTACCAAAATAAAGAGTGATGTAATCAGCCAGATAAGTTGGCTAGAGAATGGCTTTTGCAATCTCAGTTGGTTTAGAACTTATCTGCATCTCAATAATAAACTGGGTTCCCTGTTCTGGCGTAGAAATACACTGCAATTGAGCACCATGTTTTTCTAACAAAATTTTCCGGCTAATTGACAACCCCATGCCTGTCCCTTTTCCAATGGGCTTGGTTGTAAAGAAGGGAGTAAAAAGTTTAGCGCGAACTTCCTCCGTCATACCAATGCCATTATCCGCAATGGTGATGCGAATGTGTGAACCGACAGCTATCCCGTCAGAGGAATTATGCGAGATGACTTCAGTGCGAATCAAAATTAGGGGTTGAAAAACTTGACTTTTTTCTTGGCTGACCCGTTCTTCTAACGCATCTATAGCATTGGCGAGCAAGTTCATGAATACCTGATTAAGCTGGCCGGCATAACAATTCACCGGCGGCAAGGCACCATAGTCTTTAATGACGTTAATCACAGGACGATCTGACTTAGCCTTAAGCCGGTGTTGCAATATCATCAAGGTGCTATTAATACCTTCGTGGATATCTACCGGCTTGCTTTCAGTTTCATCCAACCGCGAAAAATTTCGCAGAGACTGCACAATATTGCAGATCCGTTCGATCCCTAACTGCATGGAAGAAAGTAGTTTGGGTAAATCGTCTATGACAAATGGCAAGTCGGCATCTTCCATCTCATTGAGAATTTCTGGTTCGGGTTGGGGGTAATGCCGGTGGTAGAGATTCAATAGATGGATGAGTTCTTTACTATAGTCATTGGCGTGGGTGAGATTGCCGTAAATAAAATTCAGCGGATTGTTGATTTCATGGGCTACACCGGCAACGAGTTGACCCAAACTGGACATTTTTTCACTTTGCACAAGCTGAAGTTGGGCTTCCTGCAGCTCTTTTAAAGAACGTTCTAAGGCAATCGCTTTTTCGCGTTCTTTTTCCTGACTGCTTCGCAGCGCTATTTCTACTTCCTCACGTCGCTCTATTTCAGATTGTAACTTTTTACTCAAAGAAAAACTTCGTAAAGCAGTCAACACAGTCGTATATAGCTTTGATGTCGTTAATTCAGTCTTGGTTTTATAGTCGTTGATATCATAGCTAATAATTATGTTTTTTTCAGGTACTTGTCCCGGTTGACCTGTGCGTAAAATAATTCGCACGAATTGATTATTAAGCACTTCCCGAATATATTGAACCAACTCTAAGCCTGCATCATCAGTTTCCATAATGACATCAAGCAGAATGATAGCAACATCCGGATTTTCTTGAAGTAATTGTTTAGCTTCTCTGGCGGAGTAAGCACTAATAAAAGTCAAAGGCTTATTTTCAAAAGTAAACTTTTTTAATGCAATGTTTGTAGCCGTGTGAACTTGAATTTCATCATCTACAATTAAAACTTTCCAACTTTCTTTGAGTTGTTTTAAATCCTCTTCATTCGCAAAAAATAATTCATAATTGGATTCTTCTTCAAAAGTCAATAAATCTTGATCAGCAGATTGTCTAATTAAGAAATTGTCAGTTACACTTGCCATTGCTTTTCTCCCTTATAATTCAATGATCACTTTTAGTAACCAAATGCTTCTTTCGGATCTATTTGCATGGGCAACTTAATCACAAATTGCGTTCCCACTCCCACTTCACTCTGACACTCAATTTCACCTTTAAGTTTTTGAGTCACTAAATTGTAAACAAGATGTAATCCTAATCCACTCCCCCCCTGAGAGCGTTTAGTTGTAAAGAATGGCTCATAAATTTTGCTTAGGTTTTCAACCGGAATCCCTTGACCATCATCAGAGTATTTTAAGATCAGCTGATCGCCTTCTTGCTGAAAATGAATCAGAATTGTGCCCTCAACATCTCCTTTATATGCATGAGTTAAAGAGTTGATCAGCAAGTTAGCCACGATTTGCGAAAACGCACCTGGATAGGAATCTAGACTAATATTATTGTCGCCTAAAACTTCTATCGAATGTTTGGTATTTCGCAACTTTGGCTTTAGTTGCAACAAAATTTCATCGAGATAATTTTTGACTTGAAAAATTCGCCGTTCTTCGCTCGACTGATCGACTGCAACCTGCTTGAAGCTTTGAATTAATGCCGCAGCCCGCTGTAAATTAATCAGCAGGGTGTTGCTACTTTGGATCGCTATATCCAAAAATTCTTCTAACTCGGAGCGCTTCATTTTACCGCTCTTATAAATAGAACAGAATTCTGTGGTATGTTCTGCCAAAGCTGAAGCAACAGTGACCCCTACGCCAACGGGTGTATTAATTTCATGGGCAACGCCAGCGACTAATCCTCCTAGTGAGGCCATTTTTTCCGCTTCCACCAGTTTACTTTGAGCCGCTTTTAAGTTATCTAGGGCATCCGATAATTCTTGAGTGCGATCACCAACTAATTGCTCTAAGTTTTGATTAAACTCCTGTAAGTTTTTGTACAATTGGGCATTTTCAATAGAAATAGCAATTTGGGCAGATAAGAGTTTTAACAGCTCTAACCTATCGATGGTGAAAGCCCCTTCTGTCAGGTTATTCTCTAGGTAAAGAATGCCTGTTAGCTTGCCTTGGTGAAGTAGAGGCGTGCAGAGAATTGATTTCGGTTGAGTCGCAACCACATAAGGATCGCGGGTAAATTGTCCCTCTTGAGTGGCGTTATTTAAAACAACGTTTTCCTGGGTACGGATGACGTAGTTAGCGATCGCAACGACCAGTTTAGAAGTGTTTCCAGAAGCTGCTGTTGCATGGAGAGGAAGTGATCGCAGCACACTTACCTCATCTTCTTTAACCGAACCTTCCGCCTCGATCACCCAGTCTCCAGCTTTTTGCAAAATCAAAAAGCCTTTTTCAGCACCAGCATTTTCGATGGCAATTTTCATTAACCTTGTTAGCAACTTGCTCAAAACAATTTCACCTGAAATTGCTTGGGCGGCTTTCATCACGGTTGCTAAATCTAGAGTAGCTTCTAAGTTAGTGGTAGTGGTTGTAGGATGAGCAGTTGGTTGAGTAACTTTTGTTTTATTCGCACTCTGGCTTGAGGTTCTAAAGATTAATTGGGGATATTTCTTCTCTAGATTTTCTACTTTGCGTTTAGCCCCCCAGAGTTGATACCCATAGTGAGCCTTGGTTAGGTAAAGTTGGGCAAACTCCTCTTTGCCTTTTCCTAGCCAGAATTTAGCCGCGAGTTCTTCCCCTAAGGCTTCATTCTGAATAAAATCATGCTCTCTGGCTGAAGCAATTGCCCGATCATACAGATCCATCGCTTCTAAATCTTGGCCGGAAATGCGGGCAATCTCTGCTGCAACCAGCCAAAATTTGTGTGCGAAACTTTCTGGGCAGTTGTCTGCCCAAGTTTTTAGTTGTTTCTGATTCGCTTCTATTTGCTTCCAGTAATTTTTCTGCTCCGAGTCAGAGCCGGCTGGAAAGAGAGCAGTTAAGATCAAAGAGCGATAAAAATTATGGTGAGCGCTTGAAATGTGCCCCATCAGATAATCGATAATTTCCGACGCCTGATCTGAGGCTTTTTTGGCCTCATTATACTGTTCATCAAGATAAAAAGTCTGCGCTTTTAAAACATAAAACTCGCAGAGAGCGGCCATGCTCTTGCGGTTGTTAAAATTTTCTAAATGCTGTTTTTCACTAATTTCATCTTGTAGTCCCATGAAATTTAAAATTGCTAATTTGTTGGCATCAATGATATCGGTTGCCCACAAATTTTGGCTTTGAAGACAGAAATGGAGCGAGTTGGAAATATCTTCCAATAAGCTGTTCAAATTCATTCCCTGAAAGAAATAGGTAATGGTTTGAAACATTCTGTTATAACCCGTCCATTGCAAGTTGCCAGATTGCAAGCCAACTTTATATCCGTCGTTATTAATTTCGGCGGTGGTTTTAATGGGTTTAACCCAGCAGTTTAGGTAATTGGCAAAGATAACGCTATCTTGGCAGTTTTGCGACAGGTTATTTGAATTTTCGCTGAGGGTGAGAGCAAGCCGGCCAAACTCATAAGCCGAGTGGTAATCTCCTAAAATTGAATTCAGAATAATTCCATAACATGAGTAGCAGTAGGAACCTCCCGCGACAAATCCATATTTCAGAGAAATGTTAATAGCTTTGACAACAGTCAGTTTCCATAGTTCTTGAGACGAAAAAAATGTTAATGGACCCATGTTGCCCAATAACTTCATAGCCATTTTTTTCGCCGGCTCTTTCATCTTTTCGGCATTAATTAATGAAGAGATTTCTCGATTTGCTAAATTAGCCTTAGCTTCAGCAAGTTCGGTATTTACAGCCCCCGCTAAGTTCTCTTCAGCTAAGTCTATTTCTAACAAACGAAGTGCTTGTAACCCCGCTTGAATCGCTTCTTCATATTTGGTGAGTAGGGTGTACTGTACAATAAGGATGTTGTAAACTTCGGCTTTTTCGAGATTTGATTTGGACTGAGCCAAAGCGACTTCGATTAAAATCTTAGAATCTGCAAAGTTTCCGTTTAAATACTCCACATCTGCCAGTTCCTTATGCAAGGTAAAAGCCAGTTCGTAGGAGTCCTGCCAAATATTGCCTGGTAAAATTTCCAGCCCGATTCTTAAATAGTTTCTGGCAGCGGCATAAGCTGTTGCGTCTTTGGCTCTCCTCCCAGCAGTTATATTTAAAAGAGTCAGCTCAACTTTTTCTCGATCATCAGCAATTAACTTCCGTCCGGAATTTAAATGATCAACAATTTCAAAAATTCTTTCTGCTTGTCGCTCTGGAGAAATATTTGCTAATAATAGCCGGCCTATTTTGAGATGAACGGCTGTTTGTAGGTTTAAATCAATCAAAGCATAACCCGACTGCTGCACCCGGTCATGCAAAAACTTATAAGTTGTAATTACAAGTTGTGAATTAATGATCTCTTCTTCTGTCACACCCAATTCAGAAGTTGCAAGAATTAATCCATCTTGGATTGCCGGCAATAGCTCTTCAAAAGTTTGACCCGGAGACTTTTCATTAATAATTGCGAGAGTATTTAAATCAAAACTATTGCCAACGCAGGCAGCTAAGCGTAAAACTTGTTGAGTTAATTCCGGCATTTTTCTCAATTTGCCGATCATCAATTCGACAACATTATCGGTAATATCTAATGCTTCAATTTCTGAAAGGTTCCATTCCCAGTTTCTTTTGGCAAAATTGAAATTAAGAAGATTTTCTTGATAAAGCGTTTTAAGAAATTGATTAACAAAAAAAGGATTACCTTGGGTTTTACTGACGACTAACTCGGCTAAGGGCATCACTGAGTCTGTGTCTTTGTGTAAGGTTTCCGCAATCAACTTACCAATTTGC encodes the following:
- a CDS encoding ATP-binding sensor histidine kinase, with the translated sequence MINLAGYEILNTVHESNNSLVYRGLRKLDNQPIILKFLKQDYPTSASLVRYKQEYEITCNLNLDSVPKAYSLEKYQNTLVIVFEDCNGESLKRWINNRNISLKVFLSTAIEITKALGEIHHHNIIHKDINPSNIIINPTNGLIQIIDFGISTVLTRENPTIKNPNVLEGTLTYISPEQTGRMNREIDYRTDFYSLGVTFYELLTGQLPFDYSDPMELIHCHIAKQAVPPHEINRTIPLAVSHIVMKLLAKTAEARYQSAWGIIADLEECLQQLQTEGRIAEFEIAQKDITNKFHIPQKLYGREREVETLLVAFDRVSKGTTEMMLVLGYSGIGKSALVQEVYKPITKAKGYFIAGKFDQFQRNIPYAAVVKAFKSLVKQLLTENETQLNAWKEKLLAAFGANGQIIIDVIPEVELIVGKQPSVQELGATESQNRFNLVFQKFIRVFCSVEHPLVIFLDDLQWADSATLKLLQVMMTDEETKYLFLMGAYRDNEVNPAHPLTMTLDELQKQGAKIGQIILTPLHIQQIGKLIAETLHKDTDSVMPLAELVVSKTQGNPFFVNQFLKTLYQENLLNFNFAKRNWEWNLSEIEALDITDNVVELMIGKLRKMPELTQQVLRLAACVGNSFDLNTLAIINEKSPGQTFEELLPAIQDGLILATSELGVTEEEIINSQLVITTYKFLHDRVQQSGYALIDLNLQTAVHLKIGRLLLANISPERQAERIFEIVDHLNSGRKLIADDREKVELTLLNITAGRRAKDATAYAAARNYLRIGLEILPGNIWQDSYELAFTLHKELADVEYLNGNFADSKILIEVALAQSKSNLEKAEVYNILIVQYTLLTKYEEAIQAGLQALRLLEIDLAEENLAGAVNTELAEAKANLANREISSLINAEKMKEPAKKMAMKLLGNMGPLTFFSSQELWKLTVVKAINISLKYGFVAGGSYCYSCYGIILNSILGDYHSAYEFGRLALTLSENSNNLSQNCQDSVIFANYLNCWVKPIKTTAEINNDGYKVGLQSGNLQWTGYNRMFQTITYFFQGMNLNSLLEDISNSLHFCLQSQNLWATDIIDANKLAILNFMGLQDEISEKQHLENFNNRKSMAALCEFYVLKAQTFYLDEQYNEAKKASDQASEIIDYLMGHISSAHHNFYRSLILTALFPAGSDSEQKNYWKQIEANQKQLKTWADNCPESFAHKFWLVAAEIARISGQDLEAMDLYDRAIASAREHDFIQNEALGEELAAKFWLGKGKEEFAQLYLTKAHYGYQLWGAKRKVENLEKKYPQLIFRTSSQSANKTKVTQPTAHPTTTTTNLEATLDLATVMKAAQAISGEIVLSKLLTRLMKIAIENAGAEKGFLILQKAGDWVIEAEGSVKEDEVSVLRSLPLHATAASGNTSKLVVAIANYVIRTQENVVLNNATQEGQFTRDPYVVATQPKSILCTPLLHQGKLTGILYLENNLTEGAFTIDRLELLKLLSAQIAISIENAQLYKNLQEFNQNLEQLVGDRTQELSDALDNLKAAQSKLVEAEKMASLGGLVAGVAHEINTPVGVGVTVASALAEHTTEFCSIYKSGKMKRSELEEFLDIAIQSSNTLLINLQRAAALIQSFKQVAVDQSSEERRIFQVKNYLDEILLQLKPKLRNTKHSIEVLGDNNISLDSYPGAFSQIVANLLINSLTHAYKGDVEGTILIHFQQEGDQLILKYSDDGQGIPVENLSKIYEPFFTTKRSQGGSGLGLHLVYNLVTQKLKGEIECQSEVGVGTQFVIKLPMQIDPKEAFGY